Within the Agromyces ramosus genome, the region GCAGATGGCAGAGGAGAACCCCGAGTCGGGGCCGATCCCGTGGCTGCTGCTGACCTTCGCCATCCTCGAGGTGCTGTGTTTCCAGGTCGTCATCGTGTGCACCTGGCGGCTGCTCACGCTCGTGCGTGCAGACCGGATCTTCAGCGAGGAGGCCTTCGCCTGGGTCGACGCGATCGTCTGGGCGATGGTCGCAGCATGGGTGCTGCTGGCGGGCGTCGCCACCTACATCGTCGCCGTCATCTACTTCACGCCGGAGCTTCGTGATCCGGGCACGCCGATCCTTCTGACCGGGATGGTGTTGATCGGCGGCGTCGTGGTGCTCACGATCGTCGTGCTGCGTGCGCTGCTGCGGCAGGCGACCGTGCTGCGCACCGATCTGGAAGAAGTCATCTGATGGCGATCGTGGTGCGCATCGACGTCGAGCTCGCCAAGCGCAAGATGAGTGTGGGGGAGTTCGCCGAGCGTGTCGGACTCACGCCCGCGAACGTGGCAGTACTGAAGAACGGTCGCGCCAAGGCGGTGCGCTTCGCGACGCTCGACGCCATGTGCCGGGTGCTCGAGTGTCAGCCGGGTGATCTTCTCGAGTGGATCGAAGAGCCGGACTCCGCAGCGGCCGAGTAGAGAGGCGACGAGGGCGGAAGGGCGGGAGGGGAGCGGTCACCTTCTCTCCACTCTCAATCTATAGCTGACCCGGGGGCTTGCCGCAAGGCCCGGGTCATGCCGCAGACTAGTGCGCCGGACCAGCAAACCATGTACCAGGGGGAGTCACCGTGACCTTGACGACCAGCGCGTTCAACCTGCCCGAAGCGCTCACCTCCAAGGCCGACCCGGCCCTGATCACCGCCGACGAGGAGCACTTCGCGGCCATCGCATCGAGCATCGGGCAGTCGATCACCGATCTCTCCGACCGTCTCGTCACCGAGCGCAGAAAGCCCGGCGGCACCGGCCAAGAGGCAATGGACCGGGACATGGAGATCCACCGCCTGGCCACTCGACTGCGCACCCTGCGCCGATTCGGCCTGGACCTCTGCCTCGGACGCATGGTCGGCCTCGACAGTTCCGAACCTGTGTACGTCGGACGGCTCGGTCTCGCCGACCGCGACGGTCGGCGCCTCCTTGTCGACTGGCGCTCGCCCGCAGCCGAGCCGTTCTTCGGCGCCACCCACGCGAACCCGATGGGACTGGCGAGTCGTCGCAGGTATCGCTGGACCGGCGGCCGGGTCAGCGACTACTGGGACGAGGTCTTCAACCCCGACGGTCTCGAGGGGCACGCTGCACTCGACGACCAGTCCGCCTTCATCGCCAGCCTGGGCGCCAACCGGTCCGACCGGATGCGCGATGTGCTCGGCACCATCCAGGCCGATCAGGACGCCATCATCCGCGCAGGCTCGGAGGGCACTCTCGTGGTCGACGGCGGTCCGGGCACCGGCAAGACGGTCGTCGCCCTGCACCGGACCGCGTACCTGCTCTACTCCGACCCTCGCCTGGGTCAGCGTCGCGGCGGCGTCCTGTTCGTCGGTCCCCACCAGCCGTACTTGGCCTACGTCTCCGACGTGTTGCCGAGCCTCGGTGAGGAGGGCGTTCAGACCTGCACCCTGCTGGATCTTGTCCCCGAGGGCGCCGCTGCGGCGGCCGAGAGCGATCCCGAGGTGGCCCGCCTCAAGTCATCGGCGGGCATGGTCGCGGCGATCGAGCCGGCCATTCGGCTCTACGAGGAGCCGCCCGCACGAAGCATGATGGTCGAAACCCCCTGGGGTGACGCGGTGCTCACCACCGAGGACTGGGCCGAGGCCTTCGCGGCAGCGGAGCCCGGCAGCCCGCACAACGATGCCCGCGATCAGGTTTGGGAGGCTCTGCTCGCGATCCTGACGGACAAGTTCCGGGGGAGCGATGACGACGATGACTTCGATGCAGACGACGACGAGGAGAACGACGAGTTCGACGCATACGGGTTGCGGCCCGAAGTGCCGGTGGCTCCGCTCCGCCGTTGGCTGACACAGAACCCGGACCTGGTGCGCGCGTTCGGGCGGGCATGGCCAGTGCTCGAGGCATCCGACATCGTGGGAGCGCTGTGGGAGGTACCCGCCTACCTGCGCAGATGCGCGCCATGGCTCACCGACCACGAGGTACAGATGCTGCAGCGCCGGGCTCCTCGGGCGTGGACGATCTCGGACCTGCCACTGCTGGACGCGGCACGGCAACGGCTCGGCGACCCCGAGGCGGCACTGCGCAAGCGCCGGCACGAGGCCGCGGTCGCCGCCGAACGCGCACGAATGTCCGACGTCGTCGAACACCTCATCGCGACCGATGACTCCGAGATGGGGGTGATGCAGATGCTGCGCGGGCAAGATCTGCGCGATGCCCTCGTCGACGACGCCGCGCTGCCCGCCGCCGACCATGACGCGCTTGCCGGACCGTTCGCGCACATCCTGGTGGACGAGGCTCAGGAGCTGACGGATGCCGAGTGGCAGATGTTGCTGCTGCGTTGTCCGTCGCGCAGCTTCACCATCGTCGGGGATCGCGCCCAGGCCAGGCACGGGTTCACCGAGTCATGGCAGGAACGGCTCGAACGTGTCGGGCTGAACCGGATCGACCTCGCCTCGCTCAGCATCAACTACCGCACACCGGAAGAAGTCATGGCAGAGGCCGAGCCCGTCATCCGTGCCGTGATCCCCGACGCCAACGTGCCGATCTCGATCCGCCGCAGCGGCGTTCCCGTCGTGCACGGCGCGACATC harbors:
- a CDS encoding DUF2975 domain-containing protein, with translation MQKMDWVVIPLRVLLVLVFIGLVVAQFMSLPGEFRQMAEENPESGPIPWLLLTFAILEVLCFQVVIVCTWRLLTLVRADRIFSEEAFAWVDAIVWAMVAAWVLLAGVATYIVAVIYFTPELRDPGTPILLTGMVLIGGVVVLTIVVLRALLRQATVLRTDLEEVI
- a CDS encoding helix-turn-helix domain-containing protein yields the protein MAIVVRIDVELAKRKMSVGEFAERVGLTPANVAVLKNGRAKAVRFATLDAMCRVLECQPGDLLEWIEEPDSAAAE
- the helR gene encoding RNA polymerase recycling motor ATPase HelR is translated as MTLTTSAFNLPEALTSKADPALITADEEHFAAIASSIGQSITDLSDRLVTERRKPGGTGQEAMDRDMEIHRLATRLRTLRRFGLDLCLGRMVGLDSSEPVYVGRLGLADRDGRRLLVDWRSPAAEPFFGATHANPMGLASRRRYRWTGGRVSDYWDEVFNPDGLEGHAALDDQSAFIASLGANRSDRMRDVLGTIQADQDAIIRAGSEGTLVVDGGPGTGKTVVALHRTAYLLYSDPRLGQRRGGVLFVGPHQPYLAYVSDVLPSLGEEGVQTCTLLDLVPEGAAAAAESDPEVARLKSSAGMVAAIEPAIRLYEEPPARSMMVETPWGDAVLTTEDWAEAFAAAEPGSPHNDARDQVWEALLAILTDKFRGSDDDDDFDADDDEENDEFDAYGLRPEVPVAPLRRWLTQNPDLVRAFGRAWPVLEASDIVGALWEVPAYLRRCAPWLTDHEVQMLQRRAPRAWTISDLPLLDAARQRLGDPEAALRKRRHEAAVAAERARMSDVVEHLIATDDSEMGVMQMLRGQDLRDALVDDAALPAADHDALAGPFAHILVDEAQELTDAEWQMLLLRCPSRSFTIVGDRAQARHGFTESWQERLERVGLNRIDLASLSINYRTPEEVMAEAEPVIRAVIPDANVPISIRRSGVPVVHGATSDLESILETWLAEHTDGTACVIGDPSYHATSRVRSLTPELAKGLEFDLVVVVDAGAFGSGIEGGVDRYVAMTRATRQLVILSGDDRTGAGEGSAGG